One genomic window of Psychrobacillus sp. INOP01 includes the following:
- a CDS encoding PolC-type DNA polymerase III, whose product MDDGKMRMHLLLQQLDLTEDSFVKHFEHASIDRFTVHKKNRQWDFQIQLQAILPIDVFTIFQTRLIEKFSGIANILLTIQSEGKEVSQELINQYWPLVLKELSDMAPPLKERLLKQQPEWNGQMIHLTCGQEIELRTFKKKYIEQLSDVYVGFGFPKIAFDFRLVEDTEAIAKAQSEFLEQRRIEEEKLGQKALEDMQKRDQNRQENGNQNTDGPFQLGVPLKKDEPIIDIKTIQDEERRVTIEGFVFDVEVKELRSGRSLLTAKVTDYTDSILVKMFSRDKEDAQMMERLQKGMWIKVRGSVQNDTFVRDLIIMAQDMNEINPMVRMDTAKEKRVELHLHTPMSQMDAVSSVSSLVSQAARWGHKAIAITDHANLQSFPEAYAAGKKNGIKILYGLEANLVHDGVPIAYDEQHTALEDAVYIVFDVETTGLSATYDKIIELAAVKMQNGNIIDKFERFVNPHHALSATTIELTGITDEMVRNAPEIEQVIKDFYEFIGDGIIVAHNASFDMGFLYEGYRRTGIDHFNHPVIDTLELARLLHPEMKSHRLGTLTKKFNIELTQAHRAIFDCEATGYLLLHLLKEAEEHKIEYHDDFNKHIGQGDSYKRARPTHCTILAKNEIGLKNLFKLVSLAHTTSFYRVPRLKRSVLQKHREGLIIGSGCDKGEVFEGLMQKPLEQVEEIAQFYDYLEIHPKEVYAHLIEAELVRDEWNLEDIIRKMIKLGKKLDLPVVATGNVHYLHENDAIFRKILVNSQGGANPLNRHGLPKVHFRTTNEMLDAFAFLGEELAEEIVVNNPQKIADSLDDIKPIKDDLYTPKIEGADEEVRSLTYSKAKEIYGEELPEIVEARIEKELTSIIGHGFAVIYLISHKLVKKSLDDGYLVGSRGSVGSSLVATMTEITEVNPLPPHYVCPSCQHSEFFQDGSVGSGFDLPNKNCIKCDTPYVKDGQDIPFETFLGFKGDKVPDIDLNFSGEYQPIAHNYTKELFGEDYVFRAGTIGTVAEKTAYGYVRGYMNDNNMALRGAEIDRLVQGCTGVKRTTGQHPGGIIVVPDYMDIYDFTPIQFPADAQDSEWKTTHFDFHSIHDNLLKLDILGHDDPTVIRMLQDLSGIDPKTIPTDDPEVMKIFSGTASLGVTEEQIDCKTGTLGIPEFGTRFVRQMLEETKPSTFSELVQISGLSHGTDVWLGNAQELIQAGTCQLSDVIGCRDDIMVYLIYQGLDPSLAFKIMESVRKGKGLSPEFEAEMKKQGVANWYIESCKKIKYMFPKAHAAAYVLMAVRIAYFKVHYPILYYAAYLTVRASDFDLISMVNGSQTIRAKLDEINAKGLEASPKEKNLLTVLEIALEMSERGIRIQKVDLYKSHANEFIIEGNTLIPPFNSIPGLGTNVAFQIAKARIDGEFLSKEDLQQRGKVSKTIIEYMDAMGCLEGLPDANQLSLF is encoded by the coding sequence ATGGATGACGGGAAAATGAGGATGCACTTGTTATTGCAACAACTGGATTTAACAGAGGATTCTTTCGTAAAGCACTTTGAACATGCATCCATCGATCGATTCACTGTACATAAGAAAAATAGACAATGGGATTTTCAAATTCAATTACAGGCTATACTACCAATAGATGTATTTACGATATTCCAAACAAGACTAATAGAAAAGTTCTCCGGTATAGCTAATATATTGCTCACTATTCAAAGTGAGGGCAAAGAAGTTTCGCAGGAACTGATCAACCAATATTGGCCGTTAGTTCTTAAAGAATTAAGTGATATGGCTCCACCTTTAAAAGAACGCTTGTTAAAACAACAACCTGAATGGAACGGTCAGATGATTCACTTAACCTGTGGGCAGGAAATTGAATTGCGTACATTTAAAAAGAAATATATCGAACAATTATCTGATGTATATGTCGGGTTTGGGTTTCCTAAAATTGCATTCGACTTCCGTTTAGTAGAAGATACAGAAGCAATTGCTAAAGCACAGTCAGAGTTTTTAGAACAACGCCGTATAGAAGAAGAGAAACTTGGTCAAAAAGCGTTAGAAGATATGCAAAAACGTGACCAAAATAGACAGGAAAACGGCAACCAAAATACAGACGGTCCTTTCCAACTGGGAGTACCGCTTAAAAAAGATGAACCTATTATTGATATTAAAACAATCCAGGATGAAGAACGTAGAGTGACGATTGAAGGCTTTGTATTCGATGTAGAAGTTAAAGAATTGCGAAGTGGACGTTCTCTTTTGACTGCGAAAGTTACCGATTATACAGATTCCATATTAGTGAAGATGTTCTCTAGAGATAAAGAAGATGCTCAAATGATGGAGCGACTGCAAAAAGGAATGTGGATAAAGGTTAGAGGTTCAGTGCAAAATGATACTTTTGTAAGAGATTTAATCATTATGGCACAAGATATGAACGAGATAAATCCAATGGTCCGCATGGATACGGCTAAAGAAAAACGAGTAGAGCTACATCTTCATACACCAATGAGTCAAATGGACGCTGTTTCCTCTGTTTCGTCGTTAGTTTCACAAGCAGCTAGATGGGGTCACAAAGCTATAGCCATTACAGATCATGCTAATCTACAGTCATTTCCTGAAGCGTATGCAGCAGGTAAAAAGAATGGTATTAAAATTCTGTATGGCTTAGAAGCGAATCTTGTACATGACGGAGTTCCTATTGCTTATGATGAACAGCATACTGCATTAGAGGATGCAGTATATATAGTATTTGATGTAGAAACTACGGGTTTATCTGCCACTTACGACAAAATAATTGAATTGGCAGCTGTAAAAATGCAAAACGGCAATATAATTGATAAATTTGAACGATTTGTTAATCCGCATCATGCTCTTTCTGCAACTACTATCGAGTTAACTGGAATTACCGATGAAATGGTTCGTAATGCGCCTGAGATAGAACAGGTTATTAAAGACTTTTACGAGTTTATTGGAGATGGCATAATTGTTGCACATAATGCATCTTTTGATATGGGCTTCTTATACGAGGGTTATCGTAGAACTGGAATAGATCATTTCAATCACCCAGTAATTGATACTTTAGAGCTTGCCCGGTTATTACATCCTGAGATGAAATCTCATCGTCTTGGTACTCTAACAAAAAAATTCAATATTGAGCTGACACAAGCCCACCGAGCAATCTTTGATTGTGAGGCAACAGGCTATTTATTGCTTCATTTATTAAAAGAAGCAGAGGAACATAAAATAGAGTATCACGATGATTTTAACAAGCATATTGGACAAGGTGATTCTTATAAGAGAGCTAGACCTACCCACTGCACAATCTTGGCAAAAAATGAAATTGGATTAAAAAATCTATTCAAATTAGTGTCACTTGCTCATACTACTAGCTTCTATCGTGTACCAAGATTAAAACGATCTGTGCTGCAAAAGCATAGAGAAGGACTTATCATTGGATCAGGATGCGATAAAGGTGAGGTTTTTGAAGGTCTTATGCAAAAACCATTAGAGCAAGTAGAAGAGATTGCTCAGTTCTATGATTATTTAGAAATACACCCTAAAGAAGTATACGCTCATTTAATCGAGGCAGAATTAGTTAGAGACGAATGGAATTTAGAAGACATCATCCGTAAAATGATTAAACTCGGCAAAAAATTAGATTTACCAGTTGTAGCAACTGGGAATGTACATTATTTACATGAGAATGATGCTATTTTTAGAAAAATATTAGTAAACTCTCAAGGTGGGGCAAATCCTCTAAATCGCCACGGGCTACCTAAAGTACATTTCCGTACGACAAATGAGATGTTAGATGCCTTTGCATTTTTGGGAGAAGAACTAGCAGAAGAGATTGTAGTGAATAATCCTCAGAAAATAGCAGATTCACTTGACGACATTAAACCAATTAAAGATGATTTATACACACCTAAGATTGAAGGGGCAGATGAAGAGGTAAGATCCCTTACTTATTCTAAAGCAAAAGAAATTTATGGCGAAGAACTTCCTGAAATAGTAGAGGCACGTATTGAGAAGGAATTAACATCCATTATTGGTCATGGTTTTGCTGTTATTTATTTAATTTCTCATAAATTAGTAAAAAAATCATTAGATGACGGCTATTTGGTTGGATCAAGGGGTTCGGTAGGTTCTTCTCTTGTAGCAACAATGACGGAAATTACTGAAGTAAACCCGTTACCACCTCATTATGTATGCCCAAGTTGTCAGCATTCAGAGTTTTTCCAAGATGGGTCAGTTGGTTCTGGCTTTGACTTACCAAACAAAAATTGTATTAAATGTGATACCCCTTATGTAAAAGATGGGCAAGATATTCCGTTTGAAACTTTCCTAGGATTCAAAGGGGATAAGGTTCCCGATATAGATTTAAACTTTAGTGGCGAATATCAGCCTATAGCGCATAACTATACGAAGGAATTATTCGGAGAAGATTATGTATTTCGTGCTGGTACAATCGGAACAGTCGCTGAAAAAACGGCATATGGATACGTAAGAGGCTATATGAACGATAACAATATGGCTCTTCGCGGTGCAGAAATAGATCGTTTAGTGCAGGGGTGTACTGGTGTTAAACGAACAACTGGACAGCATCCAGGTGGTATTATTGTTGTTCCGGACTATATGGATATATATGACTTTACACCGATACAGTTTCCGGCAGATGCACAGGACTCTGAATGGAAAACAACTCATTTTGATTTTCATTCCATACATGATAATTTACTGAAACTAGATATTCTAGGGCACGATGATCCAACTGTTATTCGTATGCTCCAAGACCTTTCAGGAATTGATCCTAAAACAATACCTACAGATGATCCAGAAGTGATGAAGATATTTAGTGGGACTGCTTCATTAGGTGTGACGGAAGAACAAATTGATTGTAAAACTGGTACTTTAGGAATTCCGGAATTTGGGACTCGATTTGTTCGACAAATGCTAGAAGAAACAAAACCTTCTACTTTTTCTGAGTTAGTCCAAATATCTGGTTTATCGCATGGAACAGATGTATGGCTTGGAAATGCTCAGGAGCTAATCCAAGCTGGCACTTGTCAGCTTTCTGATGTAATTGGATGTCGTGATGATATTATGGTTTACTTAATCTATCAAGGTTTAGATCCTTCCTTAGCGTTCAAAATCATGGAGTCCGTGCGGAAAGGTAAAGGGCTATCTCCAGAATTTGAAGCAGAGATGAAGAAACAGGGAGTTGCCAATTGGTATATTGAATCCTGTAAAAAAATTAAGTACATGTTCCCGAAAGCTCATGCTGCCGCATATGTATTAATGGCGGTTCGCATTGCATACTTTAAAGTTCATTATCCCATACTATATTATGCAGCGTATCTTACAGTTAGGGCGTCTGATTTTGATTTAATCTCTATGGTAAACGGATCTCAAACAATCCGAGCTAAATTAGACGAGATTAACGCAAAGGGACTTGAAGCATCTCCAAAGGAAAAGAACTTATTGACAGTATTAGAAATTGCATTAGAAATGTCTGAACGGGGCATTAGAATACAAAAAGTAGATTTATACAAATCGCATGCCAATGAATTTATAATTGAAGGAAATACATTAATTCCTCCTTTTAATTCGATACCAGGATTAGGTACAAATGTTGCTTTTCAAATTGCTAAAGCAAGAATTGATGGCGAATTTTTATCGAAGGAAGACCTTCAACAAAGAGGTAAAGTATCGAAGACAATCATCGAATATATGGATGCGATGGGCTGTTTAGAAGGCTTACCAGATGCCAATCAGCTTTCTCTGTTTTAG
- the rbfA gene encoding 30S ribosome-binding factor RbfA: MSMRANRVAEQMKKELGEIIGRKLKDPRIGFITVTDVAVTGDLQQATIYITVLEGNRADTLKALEKAKGFIRSEIGQRIRLRITPELIFEYDESAAYGNRIDDLLRQINKPSE, from the coding sequence ATGTCAATGCGTGCTAACCGAGTTGCTGAACAAATGAAAAAAGAGTTAGGCGAAATCATCGGACGAAAATTAAAGGATCCACGTATCGGTTTTATCACTGTCACAGATGTAGCTGTAACTGGTGATTTACAACAAGCGACTATTTACATCACTGTGCTTGAAGGAAACCGAGCTGATACTTTAAAAGCTTTAGAAAAAGCGAAAGGATTTATTCGTTCTGAAATAGGGCAGCGTATTCGCTTACGTATCACGCCTGAACTAATCTTTGAATATGATGAATCTGCAGCTTATGGTAATCGTATAGATGATTTATTAAGACAAATTAATAAACCATCTGAGTAA
- the truB gene encoding tRNA pseudouridine(55) synthase TruB, giving the protein MYEGILPLWKEKGMTSHDCVFKLRKILKMKRIGHTGTLDPSVEGVLPICLGQATKVSEYIMDQGKTYVATISVGTSTTTEDADGDIVENDLTLKSFSRERILEVLAELTGEITQIPPMYSAVKVNGKKLYEYAREGKEVERPSRKVMIHKIDLLDEKGIFSGQEVTFNIEIACGKGTYIRTLAVQIGELLGYPAHMSSLVRTASGSFTKAQCLTLAEVQEAVDENSLTETLLPIREAVSAWPTVEINEENKKSIMNGQVVQIHPFLIEHEKIVYVLLENPIAVYIKHPTKSGMMKPEKMFSSEKGE; this is encoded by the coding sequence ATGTACGAAGGAATATTGCCTTTATGGAAAGAAAAAGGAATGACCTCACACGATTGTGTATTTAAACTTAGAAAAATTCTTAAAATGAAACGAATTGGTCATACAGGAACGCTGGATCCTAGCGTTGAAGGAGTTTTACCCATTTGTTTAGGGCAAGCGACAAAGGTGTCTGAATACATAATGGATCAAGGAAAAACGTATGTAGCTACTATTTCTGTTGGTACATCAACGACGACTGAAGATGCCGATGGTGATATCGTAGAAAATGACTTAACTTTAAAGTCTTTTTCCCGAGAACGGATTTTAGAAGTATTAGCGGAGTTGACAGGAGAAATTACGCAAATTCCGCCTATGTATTCTGCAGTCAAGGTGAATGGGAAAAAACTATATGAATATGCCCGTGAAGGAAAAGAAGTGGAACGTCCAAGTAGAAAAGTGATGATTCACAAAATTGATTTACTGGACGAAAAAGGTATTTTTTCAGGACAGGAAGTTACGTTCAATATAGAAATTGCCTGTGGAAAAGGAACCTATATCCGTACACTCGCTGTTCAAATTGGTGAGCTACTTGGATATCCTGCACATATGTCTTCTTTGGTCAGAACTGCTTCGGGAAGTTTTACAAAAGCTCAATGTTTAACTTTAGCCGAGGTCCAGGAAGCGGTTGATGAAAATTCATTAACTGAAACCTTACTACCTATAAGAGAAGCAGTATCTGCTTGGCCAACAGTTGAAATAAATGAAGAAAATAAAAAAAGTATTATGAATGGACAAGTAGTACAAATACATCCATTTCTAATCGAACATGAGAAAATTGTATATGTATTACTGGAGAATCCAATTGCAGTATATATTAAACATCCAACAAAAAGTGGTATGATGAAACCAGAAAAAATGTTTTCATCTGAAAAAGGAGAATAA
- a CDS encoding DUF503 domain-containing protein, protein MIVYADCEFLVPTAHSLKEKRAVLQRMLTRTKQKYNVSISELDHQDTWQRTTIGIVSIASQKDAAERELMNAIRFLESNPEWECINISKEYL, encoded by the coding sequence ATGATTGTATATGCAGACTGCGAATTTCTCGTTCCCACTGCACATTCTTTAAAAGAAAAAAGAGCAGTTCTTCAACGAATGCTCACAAGAACTAAACAAAAGTATAATGTTTCTATTTCAGAATTAGACCATCAAGATACGTGGCAGCGTACAACTATTGGAATCGTTTCAATTGCATCCCAAAAAGATGCAGCTGAACGAGAACTTATGAACGCCATCCGTTTCTTGGAATCTAATCCTGAATGGGAATGCATTAATATAAGTAAGGAATATTTATAA
- the rnpM gene encoding RNase P modulator RnpM, which produces MAVQKKIPLRKCVATGEMFPKKEMIRIVRSKEGEVSVDLTGKKSGRGAYVSKSIEAVNQAKKKNSLGTHLEAPIPNEIYDQLIVIIEREKLK; this is translated from the coding sequence ATGGCGGTTCAAAAGAAAATACCGTTACGTAAATGTGTTGCTACTGGTGAAATGTTTCCGAAAAAAGAAATGATTCGTATAGTCCGGTCGAAAGAAGGAGAAGTTTCCGTGGACCTAACAGGTAAAAAATCAGGTCGTGGTGCTTATGTATCTAAATCTATCGAAGCGGTAAACCAAGCGAAAAAGAAAAATTCATTAGGCACTCATTTAGAAGCACCAATTCCAAATGAAATATATGATCAGTTAATCGTCATTATTGAAAGAGAAAAACTCAAATGA
- the nusA gene encoding transcription termination factor NusA, translating to MSSELLDALTALEQQKGISRDVLIEAIEAALVTAYKRNFNQAQNVRVDINLATGTMLVYSRKDVVEEVADDRLQISLEDAQTINPHYAIGDVVEEEVTPRNFGRIAAQTAKQVVTQRVREAERGLIYEEYVDREDDIVNGIVERLDARNIYVGLGKVEAVLPANEQIQTETYRPHERIKVYITKVERTTRGPQVFVSRTHPGLLRRLFEMEVPEIFEGIVEIKSIAREAGDRSKISVFAHNHEIDPVGSCVGAKGARVQTIVNELSGEKIDIVEWSEDPVVFVANALSPSKVIDVQVNEEEKSTTVVVPDYQLSLAIGKRGQNARLAAKLTGWKIDIKSETDARELGIYPNENSPQLIIENLDEEELDDFDFYKEEE from the coding sequence GTGAGTAGTGAATTATTAGATGCGTTAACTGCGCTCGAACAACAAAAGGGAATTTCAAGAGATGTTTTAATAGAAGCAATAGAAGCTGCTTTAGTGACAGCCTACAAAAGAAATTTTAATCAAGCCCAAAATGTTCGAGTGGATATTAACTTAGCTACTGGTACTATGCTGGTTTATTCAAGAAAAGATGTAGTAGAAGAAGTAGCAGACGATCGTTTGCAAATTTCTTTAGAGGATGCGCAGACTATAAACCCACACTATGCAATTGGTGATGTAGTGGAAGAGGAAGTAACTCCACGTAATTTTGGACGTATTGCAGCTCAAACAGCTAAACAAGTTGTAACTCAACGTGTACGCGAAGCTGAACGTGGTCTTATTTACGAAGAATATGTGGATCGTGAAGATGATATCGTAAATGGTATCGTTGAACGTTTAGATGCACGGAATATATACGTGGGATTAGGAAAAGTTGAGGCAGTATTACCTGCAAATGAGCAAATTCAAACAGAGACATACCGACCTCATGAACGTATCAAAGTGTATATTACCAAAGTAGAACGCACAACTCGTGGTCCACAGGTATTCGTTTCTAGAACACACCCTGGTTTACTTCGTCGCTTGTTTGAAATGGAAGTACCAGAAATCTTTGAAGGTATTGTCGAGATTAAGTCAATTGCTCGTGAAGCAGGGGATCGCTCTAAGATTTCCGTTTTTGCACATAATCATGAAATTGATCCAGTTGGTTCATGTGTTGGGGCAAAAGGAGCTCGAGTTCAAACAATTGTGAATGAGTTAAGTGGAGAGAAAATTGACATAGTTGAATGGTCTGAAGATCCAGTAGTGTTTGTAGCAAATGCACTAAGTCCTTCTAAAGTAATCGACGTTCAAGTAAATGAAGAAGAAAAATCCACAACCGTTGTTGTTCCTGACTATCAGCTATCTCTTGCAATTGGTAAAAGAGGTCAAAATGCTCGTCTTGCAGCAAAACTGACTGGTTGGAAGATTGATATTAAAAGTGAAACAGATGCAAGAGAACTTGGTATTTATCCCAATGAAAATTCTCCACAGCTTATAATAGAAAACTTGGACGAAGAGGAATTGGATGATTTCGATTTTTATAAAGAAGAAGAATAA
- the rimP gene encoding ribosome maturation factor RimP: MSNITSKIEELVSPILQELNLDLVDIEYVKEGRDWFLRIYIDTPAGGIDIEQCAQVSEKLSEKLDVEDPISENYFLEVSSPGAERPLKKDADFTNAIGKYVYIKTYEPVNGAKEFEGTLLSYSMEEGVLIEVRVKTRRVKIQIEKEKIALARLAIDFSA; encoded by the coding sequence ATGAGTAATATTACAAGTAAAATTGAAGAACTTGTATCGCCTATTTTACAAGAGTTAAATTTAGATCTTGTAGATATAGAATATGTAAAAGAAGGCCGAGATTGGTTTTTACGTATTTATATTGATACTCCAGCTGGCGGTATTGATATTGAACAATGCGCTCAAGTTAGTGAAAAGTTAAGTGAAAAGCTAGATGTAGAAGATCCAATATCGGAAAATTACTTCTTAGAGGTTTCTTCTCCTGGAGCAGAAAGACCTTTGAAGAAAGATGCTGACTTCACGAATGCAATTGGCAAGTATGTTTATATCAAAACATACGAACCAGTGAACGGAGCAAAGGAATTTGAAGGGACATTACTTTCTTATTCAATGGAAGAAGGCGTATTAATCGAAGTACGAGTTAAAACTAGAAGAGTAAAAATTCAAATTGAAAAAGAGAAAATTGCGCTTGCTCGTTTAGCAATCGATTTCTCTGCATAA
- the infB gene encoding translation initiation factor IF-2, whose translation MTKIRVHEYAKQIDKSSKEVIEQLGKMNIQVTNHMSTLEGDAISKLDGIYKKSSQQTTKPAQTSAKPVQQNQSRPTSQGQQRSNSQGQSRPSNQGQQRPASQGQSRPSNQSQQRPSSQGQSRPSNQPTTGSSTQASSTQGTNNQPKKTFTNNKAPAGAYRPGGQNRPGGNRPGQKFQKRRKGPTTPVQPPVPRKERELPAKITFTDSLTVLELSKKIGREPAEIIKKLFLLGVMATINQVLDKDAIELICADYGVEVEEEIRIDITDLEVHFDPTPEDSTNQTERPPVVTIMGHVDHGKTTLLDSIRHTKVTAGEAGGITQHIGAYQIVDNDKKITFLDTPGHAAFTTMRARGAKITDITILVVAADDGVMPQTVEAINHAKAAEVPIIVAVNKMDKPSANPDRVMQELTEHGLVPEAWGGETIFVPISALKGEGIDNLLEMVLLVSEVGELKANPKRLALGTVIEAQLDKGRGSVATLLVQDGTLKVGDPIVVGHAFGRVRAMVNDLGRRVKEAGPSTPVEITGLNEVPQAGDRFVVFEDEKTARQVGESRASEAQVTQRSEKTRVTLDNLFDQMKQGEMKELNLIVKADVQGTVEAMAASLMKIDVEGVNVRIIHTGAGAITESDISLAAASNAIVIGFNVRPDTNAKRMADQEGVDIRLHRVIYKVIEEIEFAMKGLLDPEFQEKIIGQAEVRETFKVSKVGTIAGSYVTEGKISRDSGVRVIREGIVIFEGELDTLKRFKDDAKEVAKGYECGITIKNFNDIKEGDIVEAYIMEEIKR comes from the coding sequence ATGACTAAAATCAGAGTTCATGAATACGCGAAACAAATAGATAAATCTAGTAAAGAAGTTATTGAGCAACTAGGAAAGATGAATATTCAAGTAACGAATCATATGTCTACACTTGAAGGAGATGCTATCAGTAAACTTGATGGTATTTATAAAAAGTCATCGCAACAAACAACAAAACCTGCTCAAACATCTGCAAAACCAGTACAACAAAATCAATCAAGACCTACAAGTCAAGGTCAACAAAGATCAAATTCACAAGGACAGTCTAGACCATCGAACCAAGGTCAACAAAGACCAGCTTCACAAGGCCAATCTAGACCTTCTAACCAAAGTCAACAAAGACCGTCGTCACAAGGGCAATCAAGACCATCTAACCAACCTACTACGGGTAGTAGTACTCAAGCTAGCAGTACACAAGGAACTAATAACCAACCTAAAAAGACTTTTACTAATAACAAAGCTCCAGCAGGTGCTTATCGTCCGGGTGGTCAGAATCGTCCAGGTGGCAATAGACCAGGTCAAAAATTCCAAAAACGTAGAAAAGGTCCTACTACACCAGTTCAACCACCAGTACCAAGAAAAGAACGCGAACTTCCTGCGAAAATTACGTTTACCGATTCTTTAACTGTTTTAGAACTTTCGAAAAAAATTGGTCGTGAACCGGCTGAGATTATCAAAAAATTATTCTTACTTGGCGTAATGGCAACAATAAACCAGGTATTAGATAAGGATGCAATTGAACTTATTTGTGCAGACTATGGTGTAGAAGTAGAAGAAGAAATTCGAATCGATATTACTGATTTAGAGGTTCACTTCGATCCTACTCCAGAAGATAGTACCAATCAAACAGAGCGTCCACCGGTTGTTACAATTATGGGTCACGTTGACCATGGTAAAACAACGCTTCTTGACTCCATTCGTCATACAAAAGTAACTGCTGGGGAAGCAGGCGGTATTACTCAACATATCGGTGCCTACCAGATAGTAGATAATGACAAAAAGATTACGTTCTTAGATACACCAGGACATGCTGCATTTACGACAATGCGTGCACGTGGTGCGAAAATTACGGATATCACGATTCTTGTAGTTGCAGCGGATGATGGTGTTATGCCTCAAACTGTAGAAGCTATTAACCATGCTAAAGCAGCTGAGGTGCCAATTATCGTTGCGGTAAATAAAATGGATAAACCTTCTGCAAACCCTGACCGTGTTATGCAAGAGTTAACAGAGCATGGTTTAGTTCCTGAAGCATGGGGTGGCGAAACTATCTTCGTGCCAATCTCAGCACTAAAAGGGGAAGGAATCGACAACCTATTAGAAATGGTATTACTTGTTTCTGAAGTTGGAGAGTTAAAAGCAAATCCAAAACGCCTTGCATTAGGAACTGTAATTGAAGCTCAACTTGACAAAGGTCGAGGTTCTGTTGCTACATTACTAGTTCAAGATGGTACGTTAAAAGTTGGAGATCCTATCGTTGTTGGTCATGCATTCGGACGCGTAAGAGCAATGGTTAATGACCTTGGTCGTCGTGTGAAAGAGGCAGGTCCTTCTACTCCAGTTGAAATTACTGGCTTAAACGAAGTCCCTCAAGCTGGAGATCGCTTTGTTGTATTTGAAGATGAAAAAACAGCTCGTCAAGTTGGAGAATCTCGTGCATCAGAAGCACAAGTTACTCAACGCTCAGAAAAAACTCGTGTGACATTAGACAATTTATTTGATCAAATGAAACAAGGGGAAATGAAAGAGTTAAACTTAATCGTCAAAGCAGACGTTCAAGGTACTGTTGAAGCGATGGCTGCTTCCCTTATGAAAATAGATGTAGAAGGCGTAAATGTTCGCATCATTCATACTGGAGCGGGAGCAATTACGGAATCAGATATTAGCCTAGCTGCTGCATCGAATGCAATCGTAATCGGATTTAACGTCCGTCCAGATACAAATGCAAAACGTATGGCCGATCAAGAAGGCGTAGATATTCGATTACACCGTGTTATTTATAAAGTTATCGAAGAAATCGAATTTGCAATGAAGGGGCTACTTGACCCTGAATTCCAAGAGAAAATTATCGGTCAAGCCGAAGTTCGTGAAACTTTCAAAGTATCTAAAGTTGGTACGATTGCTGGTTCTTACGTAACGGAGGGTAAAATTTCTAGAGATAGTGGTGTTCGTGTTATTCGTGAAGGCATTGTTATTTTTGAAGGCGAACTAGATACTTTAAAACGTTTCAAAGATGATGCCAAAGAAGTTGCTAAAGGATATGAATGTGGTATTACGATTAAAAACTTCAATGATATCAAAGAAGGCGATATTGTAGAAGCATATATCATGGAAGAAATTAAACGATAA
- a CDS encoding YlxQ family RNA-binding protein: MTIEEQISNLLGLATRARKTITGEELVVKEIRSQKAKLVVLSNDASKNTAKKINDKCASFNVELHVFGDRHDLGHATGKEARVAIAIMDDGFAKKLSGLLNEYNRG; this comes from the coding sequence ATGACAATAGAAGAACAAATATCTAATCTATTGGGTTTAGCGACTCGAGCAAGAAAAACAATAACTGGTGAAGAATTAGTAGTAAAAGAAATAAGAAGCCAAAAGGCAAAACTAGTTGTTTTATCGAATGATGCTTCTAAAAATACAGCAAAAAAAATTAATGATAAATGTGCATCTTTTAACGTTGAGCTGCATGTCTTTGGAGACCGGCACGATCTCGGACATGCGACGGGAAAAGAGGCCAGGGTGGCAATAGCCATTATGGATGACGGTTTCGCTAAAAAACTGTCCGGCCTTCTCAACGAATATAACCGGGGGTGA